The Lepeophtheirus salmonis chromosome 2, UVic_Lsal_1.4, whole genome shotgun sequence region GTGAGGAgctcttagtagttacttaagtgTCGGCGGTGGCCCAAAACACCCCCAACATAAGGggtataaaatgacaattcatacAGTCTATGCCCCGTTTCCTCATGAATTTATACGGAATGGTTttatacgaatatattttatacaaagttacCTATTACTGTGACACGCGTGTTTTGCCATAACTGCATGTATTCatgatatttatagaaataaaaaacttaagtAATATGCAACacacctatatatattttttcttattataaagaAGTTATGCAGATTTGATCATTCATGGGTTGTCGATTCCTTAATgcaccaagaaaaaaaaaacacataaaaaccGAATTATTGTATAAcagaacatatataaaatacgaattaaaagaggcaaggttaatagaagtttctattaaccttggaaaaAAGGATTTAGGAAGAGAATGggcgagttaatcttagtatgtatctccAATTTCAgcatggttgaagaaggaacatggcaagtaGGCATgtaaatgacaataaataaatcacagggtcaaatatttgaaaaaaatgctttatatttaccgaaattagtattttcacatggttgggggtgcaggtttgattatatttatgtcaaatggacatacacaaaaaaaaatgttgtatacaaggaggttttacaatagaaatttacctattatataattatagtgaATCGTTTTAGataagaattttaacataaataagctaaatatgcttaaaatatttttaatttttcattgggtatcttaaagatagcgtgttcgtgctagtattatttgaataaactgCAAATTAATTCAATTCCGTGAATGGATTCCACTTACTGACTCCAGGTTCAATTAAATGTTATAACTAATTACTTATAATCATCATGAAGGACTCAATTCAAGTCCTTAATTCAGAACTGGCTAGTCTGCTACGCTTAAagctatatattaattattatataaattaagcgCGCCTTCTCTTTAGCTTGAGGAAAATTCCTTGGCTAGACAATAAGGCCTTTCGCTCACAAGATTGTCTCTCTTGAAATACCACATTTGACACTACTTTTTCATTTTGCCTCTGTGAtgcatgtaattttttatttcctttcccgCAGAATCCAccttcttaataatatttaatcagagAAAGTATGATTCAATCAAAAGGGCGAGTTCAAGGAAGCTACGTAGTTAATTATAGAATTAACTATATAGCTTCCTTGATCTCATGAGTCATGACATCTTTAACAACCCTtcgagaaattaaaaaatactctcGTATCTACACTTAAATGGTcagtttgttatatatatagCCAGTGAGTTCTTATGCTATCTATAGCCTATGGCTATAAACAGCTTTGGACTAGCTAAACTACTGTTAATGCATAACTATAAGATCACGTGAGTTGAGTCTTACAGCTGACGTCATGAAAAGActgtcaatatttaatttttcttaaatgacgTTTCGTTTCCcggtttttttattcactttcatcctataagataatttatataaggaaaaatataagcAAAGCTAAGTTTTCatcattctttaaaaacatGACGGAGACAAATTGGAAGGATCGTTTGGAATGCCTTTTTGGAACTCAATGTCCTTATAAAATCCTTGGTCTTAAACAAGATTGTCCTCAAGAGAGCATTCGTAAAGGATATCATAAAGCGAGTCTTCGTTGCCATCCAGATAGAGTACACGATGAATCTCTCAAGGTTTGCTTAAACTTAGAGTCATCCTTAAGTATTATAAAGTTGTTTAATGatgtcaaattataattattattattaaggatgAGGCAACTGAAAAGTTTCAAGCCCTCGGAGCCATTTACGGAGCATTGAGTGATCCCGACAAAAGAAAAGTCTATGATGAGACTGGAGTACTCTTTGATGATCAAGAAAATATCTCCAATTGGACAGAGTATTGGAGTTTCttctttaagaaaataacaattgaagacattgataactttaaaaaagaatttcaagGGTCAGAAGAGGAGGCGGAACAAATCAAGGAAGCTTATTTAAAAGTGTGTTATTCTTTTGTTTTGGAAAAGTTGTCTAACCGCCAAcaattttttcgtaaatttactttcttttccttttcaGAATAAAGGCTCAATGactaaaattttgaatgaagtTATGGCCTGCACAGCATCAGATGAGTCCAGATTTGTGGAAATAATCCAAAAGTGGATTGATGATGAAGTAGTTCCTGCATTTAAAGCATTTACAAATGAAACAGATTCTGCTAAAGacacaagaaaaagaaaagcaaaaagTGAAGCAAAACGAGCTGAAAAGGCACTTAAAGAACTTGGAGTTGGATCTGACGGGGATTTAGCTCAATTGATTGCCAAAAGACAGAAACAAAGAGAGGAAGAATCGAGTAATTTCCTTGATTCCCTGGCAGCTAAATATGGAAATGACtccaagaataaaaagaaaaagaaaggatCCAAATAAATTCGAGAAATCCTCGCTCTTCCCTtctttccatcattttttgatgCTCAATAGTATAATCAGTTGATAATCAATTAATACATCCAAATTGATCTCCTCTGGAATATAtttgtctcaatttttttctaacatttttttatacaagtttttaatttaactttcgaGACTTagtgatttaatatatttcaaagttatattatttatttatggattaattcatttattaatcagTGTAGTATTCAAAGTAATAACTGCATCCTCTATTTTGATTTGCTGTAGTTTTCCCTTCACTGAGCGTCTGCGTTTTGCTTCTCATGGGTGCTGTAAACACACTTTATCTTAACAATAGGGGATAAAGGAATAAACTGactttctatttataattttcattagaGAATTCGTATAAATGATGgtaatgattgtttttaaaaacacataaactttacaataaaaaattcatttgattCTTTTCGTTAATTTTTGTCTAGTCAAACAACATCCTACAATCAAGTTTTATTGTTTGTTCCTCAGGTACATATTACGTATTCAATTCTTTGTTAAAAGATATAGAATGTTAAATCTTCTTCAGAAGAATGGAGGTcttgcaatatttaaaaatacatttattatgttttagcTTCATTCTCAGTGCTTCAGGTTTGACAATGGAGTC contains the following coding sequences:
- the LOC121132368 gene encoding dnaJ homolog subfamily C member 9, whose product is MTETNWKDRLECLFGTQCPYKILGLKQDCPQESIRKGYHKASLRCHPDRVHDESLKDEATEKFQALGAIYGALSDPDKRKVYDETGVLFDDQENISNWTEYWSFFFKKITIEDIDNFKKEFQGSEEEAEQIKEAYLKNKGSMTKILNEVMACTASDESRFVEIIQKWIDDEVVPAFKAFTNETDSAKDTRKRKAKSEAKRAEKALKELGVGSDGDLAQLIAKRQKQREEESSNFLDSLAAKYGNDSKNKKKKKGSK